A stretch of the Bacillus licheniformis DSM 13 = ATCC 14580 genome encodes the following:
- the liaS gene encoding two-component system sensor histidine kinase LiaS, producing the protein MRTNRLANIQWRAVRLSLGVSFTIFLAVLGFMLFYYQLDPRVLIVSRWFGIPFIALLALISTAVGFGSGYMFGNQLKKRLEKLIESILKYENGNFAYRIPSLGDDEIGLAADQLNEMAERIERQVASLQKLSNERAEWQDQMKKSVISEERQRLARELHDAVSQQLFAISMMTSAVLEGIDAAADEKLAQRLKMVEKMAADAQNEMRALLLHLRPVTLEGKGLQEGLADLLKEFKAKQSIDIDWEIEDAGKLPKGVEDHLFRIVQEALSNVFRHSKATKVTVRLLLRNKQLQLKVIDNGEGFKMDAVKTSSYGLNSIKERASEVGGVAEIISFTGKGTQVDVKVPIFEQQKGEA; encoded by the coding sequence ATGAGAACGAACAGACTTGCAAACATTCAATGGCGCGCCGTCCGCTTATCCCTTGGTGTCAGCTTTACGATTTTTCTTGCTGTATTGGGCTTTATGCTGTTTTATTACCAGCTGGATCCGAGGGTGCTCATCGTTTCCAGGTGGTTCGGGATTCCGTTTATCGCGCTTCTCGCATTGATCAGCACAGCTGTCGGGTTCGGCTCAGGCTATATGTTCGGCAATCAGCTGAAAAAACGGCTTGAAAAGCTGATCGAGTCTATTCTAAAGTACGAAAACGGCAACTTTGCCTACCGGATTCCATCGCTTGGAGACGATGAGATCGGGCTGGCCGCCGACCAGCTCAATGAGATGGCCGAACGGATCGAAAGACAGGTTGCCTCTTTGCAAAAGCTGTCCAATGAGAGAGCGGAATGGCAGGATCAAATGAAAAAATCGGTGATCTCCGAAGAGCGGCAGCGTCTCGCGCGCGAATTGCATGATGCGGTGAGCCAGCAGCTGTTTGCGATTTCCATGATGACTTCAGCTGTTTTGGAGGGAATCGATGCTGCGGCTGATGAAAAGCTCGCTCAAAGGCTGAAAATGGTCGAAAAAATGGCGGCCGATGCCCAGAATGAAATGAGGGCGCTCCTTTTGCATTTGCGACCTGTTACGCTTGAAGGGAAAGGTCTACAAGAAGGGCTTGCAGACCTTTTGAAAGAATTTAAAGCGAAACAGTCGATCGACATCGATTGGGAGATTGAGGATGCGGGCAAACTTCCGAAAGGTGTGGAAGACCACCTGTTCAGGATCGTTCAAGAAGCGCTCTCAAACGTGTTCCGGCATTCAAAAGCGACAAAAGTCACCGTCAGACTGCTGCTCAGGAACAAACAGCTCCAGTTGAAAGTCATTGACAATGGCGAAGGATTTAAGATGGATGCCGTCAAAACATCTTCGTACGGGCTGAACTCGATCAAGGAAAGAGCCAGCGAAGTCGGCGGAGTGGCAGAAATCATTTCATTTACGGGAAAAGGAACACAGGTTGATGTAAAGGTTCCGATTTTTGAACAACAAAAAGGAGAGGCTTAA
- a CDS encoding Ger(x)C family spore germination protein: MKKKGMLAALSLLLLLTGCWDSRQIEKLSIAIGLALDKGEDDKNVKLTYQFLVPKKIGQDGSAQDPSKVVSTSGNTVHQTIRSTALKNFPVFSQHLQVLIFSEELVSDISLEALINQFIRDNSIRRSSEVYMTPGAADSILKVDGASDPASDVIHSISENRASTIKLLKPVTLNDISIKMQSDLSYIMPKVVIEKGQLQLEGGAVIKNNKYHANLSPSQIEALNLLTGNVIGGVIDSRHDGHLFSYEVFSMTHRVRAMRQNGKYKFVVNANIKGRLSEDWYLGEDSFNDQYIKNIEKSVQKDIKKRVEQLIHVLQHDIKTDVTDFSDNARINFPKEWEKDRFNWDKHFSEAYIDYHIKATIQDFGTKGATKSR; this comes from the coding sequence ATGAAAAAAAAGGGAATGTTAGCAGCCCTTTCTCTGCTTCTCCTTTTAACAGGCTGCTGGGACAGCAGGCAGATCGAAAAGCTTAGCATCGCCATCGGCCTTGCCCTCGATAAAGGCGAGGACGATAAAAACGTGAAATTGACGTATCAGTTTCTTGTTCCTAAAAAGATCGGACAAGACGGCAGCGCTCAGGATCCGTCTAAAGTGGTGTCCACCTCCGGAAACACGGTCCATCAAACCATCCGTTCCACCGCTTTGAAAAATTTCCCGGTATTCTCGCAGCATCTGCAAGTCCTGATTTTCTCAGAGGAGCTTGTATCCGATATTTCTCTGGAAGCATTGATCAATCAATTTATTAGGGACAACAGCATCAGAAGGAGCAGCGAGGTCTATATGACGCCCGGAGCTGCCGACAGCATACTGAAGGTTGATGGTGCAAGTGACCCTGCGTCCGACGTGATCCACAGCATCTCTGAAAACAGAGCTTCGACGATCAAGCTGCTCAAGCCCGTCACATTGAACGATATTTCGATTAAAATGCAGTCTGATTTATCTTATATCATGCCGAAGGTTGTGATCGAAAAAGGACAGCTTCAGCTTGAAGGCGGCGCCGTGATCAAAAACAACAAATACCATGCAAACCTTTCGCCGTCTCAGATCGAAGCGCTGAATTTATTAACTGGCAATGTCATCGGCGGAGTGATCGACTCAAGGCATGATGGACATTTGTTCTCGTATGAAGTGTTTTCGATGACCCACCGCGTGCGGGCGATGAGGCAGAACGGAAAGTACAAATTCGTCGTAAATGCCAATATTAAAGGAAGGCTGTCAGAGGACTGGTATCTTGGAGAGGATTCTTTTAATGACCAATATATAAAAAACATAGAGAAATCGGTTCAAAAAGACATCAAAAAGCGGGTTGAGCAGCTGATCCATGTCCTGCAGCACGATATCAAAACGGACGTCACCGATTTTTCCGACAATGCGCGGATCAATTTTCCGAAGGAGTGGGAAAAAGACAGATTCAATTGGGACAAACACTTCAGCGAAGCCTATATCGACTATCATATTAAAGCGACGATTCAGGACTTTGGAACAAAAGGTGCGACAAAAAGCAGATAG
- a CDS encoding endospore germination permease, protein MDPKNQHDRISTYEAASIITSTMLGAGLLTLPRALTQKTLSPDGWIVLIFEGLVFFLIIYINAKIVKKHNVLSFFDYTREGCGFIIGNILNLLIVLYFMGVASFEARAMAEMAKFFLLQFTPMSVTIFAFIVCAIYLVVGGISDMSKIFPFFLSVTIVILLIVCGLSLNMFQLNHLRPVLGLGLEPVSRALTVVSISFLGVELMMFLPKYVKNKEKLFKASAIGFGIPLFLYILTFAVVVGALTATEVMTLTWPTISLFQSFEIRGIFIERFESFLLVIWTIQFFTTFVVYTYFAASGLENVFGWPVKKNVLFIGVVIYLASLVPRDANQVSAFSDYLGYIFIVVFCALPLMIFLLVSIKRRFTSS, encoded by the coding sequence ATGGATCCAAAAAATCAGCACGATCGGATTAGCACGTATGAAGCCGCTTCGATCATAACCAGCACAATGCTCGGCGCAGGCCTGCTGACGCTGCCCAGGGCGCTGACGCAAAAAACGCTGTCGCCGGACGGATGGATCGTATTAATCTTTGAGGGGCTTGTCTTTTTTCTCATTATCTACATCAATGCAAAAATCGTTAAAAAACACAACGTCCTGTCTTTTTTTGATTACACAAGAGAAGGCTGCGGCTTTATAATCGGGAATATTCTCAACCTGTTAATCGTTTTATACTTCATGGGCGTGGCCAGCTTTGAAGCCAGGGCGATGGCTGAAATGGCAAAGTTTTTCCTTCTTCAGTTCACGCCGATGAGCGTGACGATTTTCGCTTTTATCGTCTGTGCAATTTATTTGGTTGTCGGGGGTATCAGCGATATGTCAAAGATATTCCCGTTCTTCCTGTCCGTTACCATTGTCATTCTTCTGATCGTCTGCGGACTGAGCCTGAATATGTTTCAGCTGAACCATTTGCGGCCGGTTCTCGGCCTTGGTTTGGAGCCGGTCAGCAGAGCTTTGACGGTCGTTTCCATTTCATTTTTAGGGGTGGAGCTGATGATGTTTCTGCCGAAATACGTCAAAAACAAAGAAAAGCTTTTTAAGGCATCGGCGATTGGATTTGGGATACCGCTCTTCTTATATATCCTCACCTTTGCGGTCGTTGTCGGGGCGCTGACCGCGACTGAGGTCATGACGTTGACATGGCCGACGATCTCGTTGTTTCAGTCTTTTGAGATAAGAGGGATTTTCATCGAAAGGTTCGAATCGTTTTTGCTCGTCATTTGGACGATCCAGTTTTTCACAACGTTTGTCGTCTATACGTACTTTGCCGCTTCAGGACTTGAAAACGTATTCGGATGGCCTGTGAAAAAAAACGTCCTCTTCATCGGCGTTGTCATCTATCTAGCATCCCTTGTCCCGCGGGACGCCAACCAGGTCAGCGCCTTCAGCGACTACCTTGGATATATCTTTATCGTTGTCTTCTGTGCACTTCCGCTTATGATCTTTTTGCTCGTGTCCATCAAAAGGAGGTTTACTTCTTCATGA
- a CDS encoding response regulator, protein MIRVLLIDDHEMVRMGLAAFLESQPDIEVIGEASDGKRGVELALETKPDVILMDLVMEGMDGIEATKQICRQLADPKIIVLTSFVDDDKVYPVIEAGALSYLLKTSKASEIADAIRAASVGEPKLEAKVAGKVLSKLRHSAGEQPLHQSLTARELEILKLVAEGKTNKGIAEELYITIKTVKTHVTNILSKLEVDDRTQAAIYAHRNKLVD, encoded by the coding sequence GTGATTCGAGTATTGTTAATTGATGATCATGAAATGGTGAGAATGGGGCTGGCCGCTTTCCTGGAATCCCAGCCTGATATTGAAGTGATTGGGGAGGCATCAGACGGAAAGCGCGGCGTTGAATTGGCGCTTGAAACCAAACCCGACGTGATTTTGATGGATCTTGTGATGGAAGGGATGGACGGAATTGAGGCCACGAAACAAATATGCCGGCAGCTTGCCGATCCGAAAATCATCGTTCTGACGAGCTTCGTTGATGATGACAAGGTCTATCCGGTCATCGAAGCCGGAGCGCTCAGCTATTTGCTGAAAACGTCGAAAGCGAGTGAAATCGCCGATGCGATCAGGGCTGCGAGCGTCGGAGAACCAAAGCTTGAAGCCAAAGTCGCAGGAAAAGTGTTGTCCAAGCTGAGACATTCAGCCGGCGAACAGCCCCTTCATCAATCGCTGACGGCAAGAGAATTGGAAATCCTCAAACTTGTAGCAGAGGGCAAGACAAACAAAGGTATTGCCGAAGAATTATATATCACCATTAAAACAGTTAAAACGCATGTGACGAACATCCTTTCCAAGCTTGAAGTCGACGACCGGACACAAGCCGCAATCTACGCCCACCGAAACAAACTTGTCGACTGA